Within Triticum dicoccoides isolate Atlit2015 ecotype Zavitan chromosome 1B, WEW_v2.0, whole genome shotgun sequence, the genomic segment TAATTTGTGTATAAATAATGTTGTACTCGTGTTTGAAGCATGTTTGTcctactatgcattacggatgatATTTAACATGTGGTATTTGTTCATCTGTTGAGCCGTTTGTTTATCAAAAAGTTCCATTGACCACTATCTTGATGGTGTCAGCGCGAGCGGGCGGAGCCCCGACCATAGTTGAAATAGGTGTCCGTCTCTAGCTCCTGCACCAGTCTCATTGTCGCCCAACGTGATGGAGTCGGACCGGAGACACCTGTATTTTTTTTTGTCAAAAAACTGAGTCTATTATCCAGAAGGCTAAGCTCAGGCCCTTCTCTAGCATGGTTAGGAAATAAGCCTTTTTTGTTTTTTAGTAAATAGATTTGGTGCTTATTGTAAGAGAAAATTAAACTGTAAACATATTTTGGGGAAATGAGGTTTAGCCAGGGATAGTGGCCTCGAACCACTAAAGAATGTATACCTGCCCGAAGAATGGTGCCGAAGAATGGTGTTTCAGATGTTCTGTCCGTTCTCTCTCCGTCTCTTAACCGGTAGAGATAGCAGCAAGCTAATAATCTCAACTACTAGCAAATAACACCGATAGACGCTGAAGAGAGAATAAGATAGAAAACCAGGAAACCATTATTCACCATATCATGCATGCACGATTAGCTCCGACCTGCATGAAAGAACTGCACCATGCGACACCCCACAGCTCTGACACTCGTCACAACTGCAGCATGCAAGAACAATCGATCTTCAACAAAGTTGGCTGATTCCAAGCAGCCTAACATTTCGATTCATATGGCTAGTCACTACAATCCTTGAACTACAAatctactccctctatcccataatataagaatgtttttgacactacactaagtCAAAAcgttcttacattatgggatggagggagtatgtcatACAAATGCTTACATAACAGACGCAATCACCAACAACCCATCAGCAGTATGAACCACCCATGAAGTTCATGTACACTTGCTGGATATCCGCAGAATACATTTTTTTTCACTTCCTTCAACATGCAGCAACATAATTCTGGCCAAACTTGTCCCCTCAGATCTTGGCAAGAGCTCTGGGCTTTCAACCTCCCCTGAAGCACACCATATTTGCAGCCCAGGGGAGGGGTTAAAGATGCCCCCCTTTTTCTGGCAGTTTCATTGGTTGCCCCCATCACATATTGCTTTAATTTTCCATGGCATATGAGCCAGCATTCACGTCGGACCGACTCTTTCATCTACCACATGTCCCCACAGCTGCACGAGCCATCGCTGAAGTGGTGATAGGTGCAACCATCTGAAATCAGTATCTCCCGCTTCTTATCCCTTGAGATGAACTTGATTGAGGAATGGCATTCCTTGCACATTCGGAAATTCTTCGAGACCCGTATCGGCTCATGGGCACGCATGGAAATAAGTCCATAGCACACAGCAATCCGCTCGGTGTGGTGGCACGACAATGGATCAACTTGTACATTGCAATAGGGCTCATCGTCTTGAGGAGCATACCCAGACTCTGCCATCCTACTAGCCAAGTCCTTCCATGTACTCAAAATATCCTCAAATGCTGGATGGGACAAATCTCCAGCCTCAAACGAATCCACACTTTTGCCAATATATAGCCAGCTACACTGGCTCTCAACGTGCAACCCGTGCTCTGTCATGGCATCTCTTACAGATTCAGTGGAATCCCAAAAGCCGCTGTTCGCATATATATTGGAAAGCAACATGTAGTTTGAAGCATTATTTGGTTCAAGCTCGAAAAGAGCTTTTGCAGCCTTAGCCGCAACGTCCAAATCTGAGTGAAGCTTACAAGCTTTGAGAACAGTAGACCATAGGCATGCATCCGGCTCAACTGGCATCTTCTGGATAAGTTCTAGTGACTCCTCCAATAAACCAGCTGTTCCCATGATGTCAACCATGCAAGTGTAGTGTTTTAAACTTGGTTTTATGCCATACAAATCTTCCATACTGTAGAAATAGCTCCGAGCTTCCACCATGGAACCTTCTTGCTTACAAGCTGAAAGAAGTAAGATGAAAGTAACAGGATCTGGCCGAGTTCTAGATTGTTCAAGTATTTCGAACAATCTTTTAACATCTCTAGGCATCCTATGAAGCAAGTAGCAACTCATCATTGCATTCCATACTGCTACATCCTTTTCAACACTGCGCTCAAAAGCCAGTCTAGCATCCTCAATCTTACCACATTTCCCATACATATCTATTAGCGCACTTGCAAGAGTGACTGGATAACCATCAGGCCAGTTTTTCTGTATGAAACCATGCAGTTCGCTCCCATACCGTGATGCCATCGTCATACCAGAAGACAAAAGCGCTATCTGCACTGTAACCAAGTTAGGAAGTAAATTAGACTCGAGCATTTCACAGAATAGTTTCAAAACAACTTCTGGCTTCCTATTATGCTTGTAAGCTGCTAGCAGACTGTTCCATGTGACAACATTCTTATTACTGATTCCCTGGAAGACATTAGCAGCAGATACCATATCACCAGTTTTACCATAAAGGTCAACCAATTTGCTGGAAACAAATATGTTTGACGTCAGACCATT encodes:
- the LOC119332802 gene encoding pentatricopeptide repeat-containing protein At5g04780, mitochondrial-like — translated: MYAALGDVRAARAAFASLPERDVVAWTALVGAYANAGELGEAFQLFESMQASGVRPDVISWNTLVSGFARNGDIGAALDLFDEMRLRGVKPRVSSWNCIISGCVQNARYDEALGIFLEMCETEMPDAVTIASILPACTGLMALGLGKQLHSYAVRCGIKLNVYIGSSLIGMYSECREFAYATSVFAAIDGERSVTVWNELIQSYISDGRMDKACEAFNLMQQDGLKPDTVTYNNFIAAYARAGQKELANELLSGMMNVSLKPNVVSMNALISGLHQFGLCADALEVFRYMQLLNSGDAKRWTFLDNSNPIQPNGTTVTSVLSLLTDLKLDRLGKEVHCYALRNGLTSNIFVSSKLVDLYGKTGDMVSAANVFQGISNKNVVTWNSLLAAYKHNRKPEVVLKLFCEMLESNLLPNLVTVQIALLSSGMTMASRYGSELHGFIQKNWPDGYPVTLASALIDMYGKCGKIEDARLAFERSVEKDVAVWNAMMSCYLLHRMPRDVKRLFEILEQSRTRPDPVTFILLLSACKQEGSMVEARSYFYSMEDLYGIKPSLKHYTCMVDIMGTAGLLEESLELIQKMPVEPDACLWSTVLKACKLHSDLDVAAKAAKALFELEPNNASNYMLLSNIYANSGFWDSTESVRDAMTEHGLHVESQCSWLYIGKSVDSFEAGDLSHPAFEDILSTWKDLASRMAESGYAPQDDEPYCNVQVDPLSCHHTERIAVCYGLISMRAHEPIRVSKNFRMCKECHSSIKFISRDKKREILISDGCTYHHFSDGSCSCGDMW